The following are encoded in a window of Massilia sp. R2A-15 genomic DNA:
- a CDS encoding IS110 family transposase: MEVVGIDIAKRKFDLAWLSGKTGKIRNKAFENSPVGFQALCDWLVEQGISANECRVVMEATSQYYEALAHAMFDAGYLVSVVNPLQIKAFGQSEMRRQKTDRADAELIARFGEQSKKLVLWEPPATEVRELQRLIARLEAVQGMHVQEQNRRHEAAGQALESVDRILLTLKEEEALLTQKIRDHIDRHPGLRNQQELLRSIPGVGERVSSYFLAWLPVDRFDNIRQMVAFVGLSPEHNQSGDSVHGKSHLCKLGHGRLRKILYCPAMTAIRFNPAAQALYARLRAAGKGGKVALVAVMRKLIHWMMAVLKSNARFDPKMALAKN, translated from the coding sequence ATGGAAGTAGTCGGAATCGATATCGCAAAGCGTAAATTTGACTTGGCTTGGCTGTCGGGAAAAACGGGCAAGATTCGTAACAAGGCATTTGAAAATTCGCCCGTTGGCTTTCAGGCGCTTTGCGATTGGCTCGTCGAGCAGGGTATTTCGGCGAATGAGTGTCGCGTGGTGATGGAAGCGACCAGCCAGTATTACGAAGCTCTGGCGCATGCCATGTTTGACGCTGGATATTTGGTCAGCGTCGTCAATCCTTTGCAAATTAAAGCTTTTGGCCAATCTGAGATGCGCAGACAAAAGACTGACCGAGCTGATGCCGAGTTGATCGCCCGATTTGGCGAGCAATCCAAGAAGTTGGTCCTCTGGGAGCCTCCCGCGACGGAAGTGCGGGAGTTGCAGCGCCTCATCGCGCGCCTGGAAGCGGTTCAAGGCATGCATGTGCAGGAGCAGAATCGGCGTCACGAAGCGGCGGGCCAAGCGTTGGAATCGGTCGATCGCATATTGCTGACTTTGAAGGAAGAGGAAGCATTATTGACGCAAAAAATCCGCGATCATATCGACCGCCACCCCGGACTGCGGAATCAACAGGAACTCCTACGCAGTATTCCCGGGGTGGGGGAACGGGTTAGCAGTTATTTTCTTGCGTGGCTTCCTGTAGACCGCTTTGATAATATCCGCCAGATGGTGGCGTTCGTAGGACTATCACCGGAACATAATCAGTCCGGCGATTCGGTGCACGGCAAATCACACTTGTGCAAGCTAGGACATGGACGACTACGCAAAATATTGTACTGCCCGGCGATGACCGCGATTCGGTTCAATCCAGCTGCCCAAGCGCTCTACGCGCGACTTCGAGCTGCAGGCAAAGGGGGTAAAGTCGCGTTGGTCGCAGTCATGCGCAAGCTGATCCATTGGATGATGGCGGTACTGAAGAGTAACGCACGCTTCGATCCAAAAATGGCGCTTGCAAAAAATTAG
- a CDS encoding class II glutamine amidotransferase, whose translation MCQLLGMNCNVPTDIVFSFTGFAKRGGHTDTHHDGWGIAFFEGAGVRHFVDHQAAVESPIAELIKNYPIKSKNVIAHIRKATQGHVALENCHPFVRELWGRYWVFAHNGDLKEFAPLLDGPFRPVGNTDSELAFCYLLQQLRARFGDTAPPLDQLRAALAELVAGIAAHGAFNLMLSDGSALFAHCSTRLCYVVRQYPFVTARLSDEDVSVDFSQVTTPEDRVAIIVTEPLTTNETWTEFRPGELKVFVDGAPLA comes from the coding sequence ATGTGCCAACTCCTCGGAATGAACTGCAATGTCCCGACCGACATTGTCTTCAGCTTCACCGGCTTCGCCAAGCGCGGCGGCCACACCGACACCCACCATGACGGCTGGGGCATCGCATTTTTCGAAGGGGCCGGCGTGCGCCATTTCGTCGACCACCAGGCCGCTGTCGAGTCGCCGATCGCGGAACTGATCAAGAATTACCCGATCAAATCGAAGAACGTCATCGCGCACATCCGCAAGGCCACGCAAGGCCATGTCGCGCTGGAGAATTGCCATCCGTTCGTGCGGGAACTGTGGGGCCGCTACTGGGTGTTCGCCCACAACGGCGACCTGAAGGAATTTGCGCCCTTGCTCGACGGCCCGTTCCGCCCCGTCGGCAACACCGACAGCGAACTGGCGTTCTGCTACCTCCTGCAGCAACTGCGCGCGCGCTTCGGCGACACGGCGCCGCCGCTGGACCAGTTGCGCGCTGCGCTGGCCGAACTGGTGGCCGGCATCGCCGCGCACGGCGCGTTCAACCTGATGCTGTCGGACGGCTCGGCCCTGTTCGCGCACTGCTCCACCAGGCTGTGCTACGTGGTGCGCCAGTACCCGTTCGTCACCGCCAGGCTGTCGGACGAGGACGTGAGCGTCGATTTTTCGCAAGTCACCACGCCCGAGGACCGGGTCGCCATCATCGTCACCGAGCCGCTGACCACCAACGAGACCTGGACCGAATTTCGCCCCGGCGAACTGAAAGTGTTTGTCGATGGCGCGCCGCTGGCGTAA
- a CDS encoding EAL and HDOD domain-containing protein, which translates to MTDYASTSHASKEFGVRDFYLGRQPILDRNQALFGYELLFRGAPAGGASIASGMSATAAVIAHAGQLGLDRVIGDAQAFLNVDADVLMSDIFVFLPREKLVLELVDTVEASAALVDRMAQLAGHGFRFALDDGAANPDFERLLPMADFIKVDTRALTPSALQQLAPRFKRDNKKLVAEKIETRAEYDCCRELGFDYFQGYYFCKPMVIGGRKLTPSQMAITQLLTLVSSDAENIEIERAVKGDVTLALNLLRLVNTPAVGMRQKIDSVSQALIVLGRRQLQRWLQIMLYADPAQRGHSASPLLMLATTRGRLLELLAKRLRPSQRNVADVAFTVGIMSLMDALFGMKMEEIVAQIPVIDEVAAALVHRTGFFGELLKLAESIEQMESGEDMVLPTLKQLAISSEELVEFEVAAYSWSDNVVRYAI; encoded by the coding sequence ATGACCGACTACGCCAGCACTTCCCACGCTTCGAAAGAATTCGGCGTGCGCGACTTCTACCTGGGGCGCCAGCCTATCCTGGACCGCAACCAGGCACTGTTCGGCTACGAGCTGCTGTTTCGCGGCGCGCCGGCGGGCGGCGCGAGCATCGCCAGCGGGATGTCGGCCACCGCCGCCGTCATCGCGCACGCGGGGCAGCTCGGGCTGGACCGGGTCATCGGCGACGCCCAGGCGTTCCTGAACGTCGATGCGGACGTCCTGATGAGCGACATTTTCGTCTTCCTGCCGCGCGAAAAGCTGGTGCTCGAACTGGTCGACACGGTCGAGGCCAGCGCCGCGCTGGTGGACCGCATGGCGCAACTGGCCGGCCACGGCTTCCGCTTCGCCCTGGACGATGGCGCCGCCAACCCGGACTTCGAGCGGCTGCTGCCGATGGCCGATTTCATCAAGGTCGACACGCGCGCGCTGACGCCGTCGGCGCTGCAGCAACTGGCGCCCCGCTTCAAGCGCGATAACAAGAAGCTGGTCGCCGAAAAGATCGAGACGCGCGCCGAGTACGACTGCTGCCGCGAGCTGGGCTTCGATTACTTCCAGGGGTACTACTTCTGCAAGCCGATGGTGATCGGCGGGCGCAAGCTGACGCCATCGCAGATGGCCATCACCCAGCTGTTGACGCTGGTGAGCTCGGATGCCGAGAACATCGAGATCGAACGCGCCGTCAAGGGCGACGTGACGCTGGCGCTGAACCTGCTGCGGCTGGTGAACACGCCGGCGGTCGGCATGCGCCAGAAGATCGACTCGGTCAGCCAGGCGCTGATCGTGCTGGGACGGCGCCAGTTGCAGCGCTGGCTGCAGATCATGCTCTACGCCGACCCGGCGCAGCGCGGCCACAGCGCCTCGCCGCTGCTGATGCTCGCCACCACGCGCGGGCGCCTGCTCGAACTGCTGGCCAAGCGCCTGCGTCCGAGCCAGCGCAACGTCGCCGACGTCGCCTTCACGGTGGGCATCATGTCGCTGATGGACGCGCTGTTCGGCATGAAGATGGAGGAGATCGTGGCGCAGATCCCGGTGATCGACGAAGTGGCGGCGGCGCTGGTGCACCGCACCGGCTTCTTCGGCGAGCTGCTCAAACTGGCCGAATCGATCGAGCAGATGGAATCCGGCGAGGACATGGTGCTGCCGACGCTCAAGCAGCTGGCCATTTCCAGCGAAGAGCTGGTGGAGTTCGAAGTCGCCGCGTATTCGTGGAGCGACAACGTGGTGCGCTACGCGATTTAG
- a CDS encoding ABC transporter ATP-binding protein, with protein sequence MASVLLNVSHLTKSYGARRAVDDVSFNVHAGQTVGLIGPNGAGKSSTVSMICGLLRPDAGSVELDGEPVTQGLSGAKRKIGFVPQDLALYDDLPARENLKLFAALYGLRGADAKRRCDEVLALVNLLDRAGEKPATFSGGMKRRLNIAAALMHDPQLLILDEPTVGVDPQSRNAIFDTLEQLKRMGSSLIYTSHYMEEVERLADHIVIIDHGKVLADESPAALHRRLPAQAALRIDLHDAAPQILLDGVRALHGVTSANGEGGRIDILLASTDDALPVMGYLERQGVRPLHFATAQTKLEDIFLNLTGRSLRD encoded by the coding sequence ATGGCTTCTGTTCTTCTCAATGTTTCACACCTGACCAAATCGTACGGCGCCCGCCGCGCGGTCGATGACGTCTCGTTCAATGTGCATGCCGGCCAGACCGTCGGCCTGATCGGCCCCAACGGCGCCGGCAAATCGTCCACCGTCAGCATGATCTGCGGCCTGCTTCGTCCCGACGCCGGCAGCGTGGAGCTCGATGGCGAGCCGGTCACGCAAGGCCTGTCCGGCGCCAAGCGAAAGATCGGCTTCGTGCCGCAGGACCTGGCGCTGTACGACGACCTGCCGGCGCGCGAGAACCTCAAGCTGTTCGCCGCGCTGTACGGCCTCCGCGGCGCGGACGCGAAGCGCCGCTGCGACGAGGTGCTGGCGCTGGTCAACCTGCTCGACCGCGCCGGCGAGAAGCCGGCCACGTTCTCGGGCGGGATGAAGCGGCGCCTGAATATCGCGGCCGCGCTGATGCACGACCCGCAGCTCCTGATCCTCGACGAGCCGACGGTGGGCGTCGATCCGCAAAGCCGCAACGCCATCTTCGACACGCTCGAACAGTTGAAGCGCATGGGCAGCTCGCTGATCTACACCAGCCACTACATGGAAGAAGTCGAACGGCTGGCCGACCACATCGTCATCATCGACCACGGCAAGGTGCTGGCCGACGAGAGCCCGGCCGCGCTGCACCGGCGCCTGCCGGCGCAAGCGGCCCTGCGCATCGACCTGCACGACGCCGCGCCGCAGATACTGCTCGACGGCGTGCGTGCGCTGCACGGCGTGACGTCCGCGAATGGCGAAGGGGGGCGGATCGACATCCTGCTGGCCTCGACCGACGACGCGCTGCCGGTGATGGGCTACCTGGAGCGCCAGGGAGTGCGCCCGCTGCACTTCGCCACCGCGCAGACCAAGCTCGAAGACATTTTCCTCAACCTCACCGGGCGCTCGCTGCGCGACTGA
- a CDS encoding ABC transporter permease codes for MTAFLALVRKDLILFLSDRRALLVNLVLPILIATFFGYLFGGPGPAKGGAIDVALVQQDSGEIGAKIVAALKADTTLRITDMSADQAREAVGRGKQKAAIIIPPGFGEAAGSALFGSGEKPRIDVLYDPSQQAVLAMVKGLLTQQVMQVVSSEMFGGKAGKAFTDKSIKQLEQAAGADPSLKDFLGSLQKFQARPEVQRTGGKAGGLSMPFTTSDQQVSLGPKEAGYNGYAHSFAGMGVQFILFLGVNMGIEILQARRSGIWNRLLAAPVTLTTVLLARAASGAIISVALLCVMFAFAAGVFGVHITNLAGFLGVAVCFGLLTASFGLLIAAYGKTAEAARGIAVFATLIMVMLGGAWVPSFMFPGWVQKVTVAVPTRWAIDGLDAMTWRGLGMDAAGTAMAAELGFALLFAVLALTKFKREHR; via the coding sequence ATGACCGCATTCCTCGCACTCGTACGCAAAGACCTGATCCTGTTCCTGTCGGATCGCCGCGCGCTGCTCGTCAACCTGGTGCTGCCGATCCTGATTGCCACCTTTTTCGGCTACCTGTTCGGCGGACCGGGGCCGGCCAAGGGCGGCGCCATCGATGTCGCGCTGGTCCAGCAGGATAGCGGCGAAATCGGCGCAAAGATCGTCGCCGCGCTCAAGGCCGACACCACGCTGCGCATCACCGACATGAGTGCCGATCAGGCGCGCGAAGCGGTCGGCAGGGGCAAGCAGAAAGCGGCCATCATTATTCCGCCAGGCTTCGGCGAGGCGGCCGGTTCGGCGCTGTTCGGCTCCGGCGAGAAGCCGCGCATCGACGTGCTGTACGACCCGTCGCAGCAGGCGGTGCTGGCGATGGTCAAGGGCCTGCTGACGCAGCAGGTCATGCAGGTGGTGAGCTCGGAGATGTTCGGAGGGAAGGCCGGCAAGGCGTTCACCGACAAGAGCATCAAGCAGCTGGAACAGGCGGCCGGGGCGGACCCCTCGCTCAAGGACTTCCTGGGCAGCCTGCAGAAATTTCAGGCGCGGCCCGAGGTGCAGCGGACGGGCGGGAAGGCGGGCGGGCTGTCGATGCCGTTCACCACCAGCGACCAGCAGGTCAGCCTGGGGCCGAAGGAGGCCGGATACAACGGCTACGCGCATTCGTTCGCCGGCATGGGAGTGCAGTTCATCCTGTTCCTCGGCGTGAACATGGGCATCGAGATCCTGCAGGCGCGCCGCAGCGGCATCTGGAACCGCTTGCTGGCCGCGCCGGTGACGCTGACGACCGTGCTGCTGGCGCGGGCCGCGTCGGGCGCGATCATCTCGGTCGCCCTGCTGTGCGTGATGTTCGCGTTTGCGGCCGGCGTGTTCGGCGTCCATATCACTAACCTGGCTGGCTTCCTTGGCGTGGCGGTGTGCTTCGGCTTGCTGACAGCCAGCTTCGGGCTGCTGATCGCGGCGTACGGCAAGACGGCGGAAGCGGCGCGCGGCATCGCCGTCTTCGCCACCCTGATCATGGTGATGCTGGGCGGCGCGTGGGTACCGTCGTTCATGTTCCCCGGCTGGGTGCAGAAGGTGACGGTGGCGGTGCCGACGCGCTGGGCGATCGACGGGCTCGATGCGATGACCTGGCGCGGGCTGGGCATGGACGCGGCGGGCACCGCCATGGCGGCGGAACTGGGCTTCGCGCTGCTGTTCGCGGTGCTGGCGCTGACAAAATTCAAGCGAGAGCACCGATAG
- the yiaA gene encoding inner membrane protein YiaA, producing the protein MNNQPSSAFVGATWLALIVGVLMYLVGLWNAGMALNEKGYYLTLLLYGLFAAVSLQKSTRDRMEGTPVTAMYFGLCWMSVLSAVVLIAVGLWNAAIAPSEKGFYAMAFVLSLFAAITVQKNVRDTARASAI; encoded by the coding sequence ATGAACAATCAACCTTCTTCCGCCTTTGTCGGCGCCACCTGGCTGGCGCTGATTGTCGGGGTGCTGATGTACCTGGTCGGCCTGTGGAACGCCGGCATGGCGCTCAATGAAAAAGGCTACTACCTGACGCTGCTTCTGTACGGGCTGTTCGCCGCGGTCTCGCTGCAGAAGTCCACGCGCGACCGGATGGAAGGCACGCCCGTCACGGCGATGTACTTCGGCTTGTGCTGGATGTCGGTGCTGTCGGCGGTGGTGCTGATCGCGGTCGGCTTGTGGAATGCCGCCATCGCGCCGAGCGAGAAGGGGTTTTATGCGATGGCGTTCGTACTGAGCCTGTTCGCGGCGATCACGGTGCAGAAGAACGTGCGCGACACCGCGCGCGCATCGGCCATTTGA